Proteins co-encoded in one Natrinema sp. CBA1119 genomic window:
- a CDS encoding DUF5658 family protein: MIRTRTVTLEIPVPQLTREHGLWALVAVATAADALTTQVGLEAGLVESNPLARGALAHGLSGFLAMKAGAVGVGLAVRPLLERDHRSIIPVCLAVPWFGAAAINMYALAQIGVLA; this comes from the coding sequence ATGATCCGAACCAGAACGGTCACCCTCGAGATCCCGGTCCCACAATTAACCCGCGAACACGGCCTCTGGGCACTCGTCGCGGTGGCGACCGCCGCCGACGCGCTCACCACGCAGGTCGGCCTCGAAGCGGGCCTCGTCGAATCGAATCCACTCGCACGCGGGGCGCTCGCACACGGACTCAGCGGATTCCTGGCGATGAAAGCCGGCGCGGTGGGCGTCGGGCTCGCCGTGCGACCGCTCCTCGAGCGCGACCACCGATCGATCATCCCGGTGTGTCTGGCCGTCCCGTGGTTCGGCGCGGCGGCGATCAATATGTACGCACTCGCCCAAATCGGGGTGCTCGCGTAA